A region of bacterium DNA encodes the following proteins:
- a CDS encoding S9 family peptidase, with protein MMEFPSRFFIEAGMAIACAAALMLVGGATAQPAPPVAAKQPKVDTLHQDRRVDEYFWLREKQNPAVVQYLEAENAYAAQVLAFTQPLQEKLYQEMLGRIKETDLSVPYREGNYFYYSRTEQGRQYPIYCRKAGALAAPEEITLDLNQLAEGKVFMGLGAYAVSEDGNLLAFSTDTTGFRVYDLQIKDLRTGALLPDRARDVGSVFWAADNQTLFYVTKDAAKRPYRLYRHRLGAQPELLYEEQDERFSLWGSRTRSQACLIVYSASLTSTEARFIPAAAPQSEWQMLLPRQAERQFEVEHHGERFFIRVNDTGRNFRLVSAPVSDPSPENWQEIVPHRPEVMLESIDCFADHYVLSERKNGLEQIRITDLRTGASHYLAFPEPVYSAYAATNRVWNTATLRYNYQSLITPSSVYDYDMNTRRSTLLKQTEVLGGYDKNQYLCERLSATARDGARIPISLVYKKGFRKNGRAPLLLNGYGAYGFSYDAGFNSNRVSLLDRGFAVAIAHIRGGGEMGKAWHDQGRMLNKMNTFTDFIACAEYLIAQQYTAAQGLIIEGGSAGGLLLGAVTNLRPELFKAVVSHVPFVDVINTMLDESLPLTVTEFEEWGNPRQPEEYQYLKQYCPYTNLSARRYPAMLVKTSFNDSQVMYWEPAKYVARMRSLKTDQNPLLLVTNMGAGHGGASGRYDRLREIALDYAFMLWQAGVVQPPQ; from the coding sequence ATGATGGAATTCCCCAGCCGGTTTTTCATCGAGGCCGGCATGGCGATCGCCTGCGCGGCGGCGCTCATGCTGGTCGGCGGCGCAACGGCGCAACCCGCGCCGCCGGTGGCCGCCAAGCAACCCAAAGTCGATACCCTCCACCAGGACCGGCGCGTGGACGAATATTTCTGGCTGCGGGAAAAGCAGAATCCCGCCGTGGTGCAATACCTCGAAGCCGAGAACGCCTATGCCGCGCAAGTGCTGGCCTTCACCCAGCCGCTGCAGGAAAAACTGTATCAAGAAATGCTCGGCCGCATCAAGGAAACCGATCTCTCCGTGCCCTATCGCGAAGGCAACTACTTCTACTACAGCCGCACCGAGCAGGGCCGGCAATATCCCATCTACTGCCGCAAAGCCGGCGCGCTCGCGGCGCCGGAAGAAATCACGCTCGACCTCAACCAGCTCGCCGAGGGCAAGGTGTTCATGGGACTCGGCGCCTATGCAGTGAGCGAGGACGGCAATCTGCTGGCATTTTCCACCGACACCACCGGGTTCCGCGTTTACGATTTGCAGATCAAAGACCTGCGCACCGGCGCGCTGCTGCCCGATCGCGCCCGCGACGTCGGCTCAGTCTTCTGGGCGGCGGACAACCAAACGCTGTTCTACGTCACCAAAGACGCGGCCAAGCGGCCCTACCGCCTTTATCGCCACCGCCTCGGCGCGCAACCGGAATTGTTGTATGAAGAGCAGGACGAACGCTTCAGCCTGTGGGGCAGCCGCACGCGCAGCCAGGCTTGTTTGATCGTTTACTCCGCCAGTCTGACTTCCACTGAGGCGCGTTTCATTCCCGCGGCGGCGCCGCAGAGCGAGTGGCAGATGTTGCTGCCGCGCCAGGCCGAGCGCCAGTTCGAGGTCGAGCATCACGGCGAGCGGTTTTTCATTCGCGTGAATGACACCGGCCGCAACTTCCGGCTGGTGAGCGCGCCGGTGAGCGATCCCAGCCCGGAGAACTGGCAGGAAATCGTGCCGCACCGGCCTGAGGTGATGTTGGAAAGCATCGATTGCTTCGCCGATCATTACGTGCTCTCCGAACGCAAAAACGGGCTGGAGCAGATTCGCATCACCGACCTGCGCACCGGCGCGAGCCATTATCTGGCTTTCCCGGAGCCGGTGTACAGCGCCTATGCCGCCACCAACCGGGTGTGGAACACCGCGACGCTGCGCTACAACTATCAATCGCTGATCACGCCCAGCTCGGTGTATGATTACGACATGAACACGCGACGCAGCACGCTGCTCAAACAAACCGAGGTGCTGGGCGGCTATGACAAAAATCAATACCTCTGCGAGCGGCTGTCGGCCACCGCGCGTGACGGCGCGCGCATTCCGATTTCCCTTGTTTACAAAAAGGGATTCCGCAAGAACGGCCGCGCGCCGCTGCTGCTCAACGGCTACGGCGCGTACGGCTTTTCCTATGACGCCGGCTTCAACTCGAACCGCGTGAGCCTGCTCGACCGCGGCTTTGCGGTGGCCATTGCCCACATTCGCGGCGGCGGTGAGATGGGGAAGGCCTGGCACGATCAGGGCCGCATGCTGAACAAGATGAACACCTTCACCGATTTCATTGCCTGCGCCGAGTATCTCATCGCGCAGCAATACACCGCAGCGCAAGGTTTGATCATCGAGGGCGGCAGCGCGGGCGGATTGTTGCTGGGCGCGGTGACCAATCTGCGGCCGGAGCTGTTCAAAGCCGTGGTCAGCCACGTGCCGTTCGTGGATGTGATCAACACCATGCTCGATGAGAGCCTGCCGCTCACGGTCACGGAGTTCGAAGAATGGGGCAATCCGCGCCAGCCGGAGGAATATCAATACCTCAAGCAATATTGCCCATACACCAACCTGTCAGCGCGGCGCTATCCGGCCATGCTGGTGAAAACTTCGTTCAATGACAGCCAGGTGATGTATTGGGAGCCGGCGAAATACGTCGCCAGGATGCGCAGCTTGAAGACGGATCAAAATCCCCTGCTGCTCGTGACCAACATGGGCGCCGGGCACGGCGGCGCTTCGGGACGCTACGACCGGCTGCGCGAAATTGCGCTGGATTATGCCTTCATGCTGTGGCAGGCGGGCGTGGTGCAGCCGCCGCAGTGA
- a CDS encoding DUF4926 domain-containing protein — protein sequence MIRELDRVVLTADLLEYGLRVGDVGTVVLVHGNGEGYEVEFVALDGETFAVVSLFPAQVRPIAPGEITHARKIEVVSSGILQ from the coding sequence ATGATTCGCGAGCTTGATCGTGTCGTGCTCACCGCCGATCTGCTGGAATACGGATTGCGCGTGGGCGACGTTGGCACCGTGGTTCTGGTGCATGGCAATGGCGAAGGTTACGAAGTTGAGTTTGTTGCTCTTGACGGCGAGACGTTTGCGGTGGTCTCGCTTTTCCCCGCGCAAGTTCGGCCGATCGCTCCCGGGGAAATCACGCATGCACGCAAAATCGAGGTTGTTTCTTCTGGAATTCTTCAATAG
- a CDS encoding glycoside hydrolase family 9 protein: MKILSKSISLITALTLFSGNASASKFKQLLPVTDKILMLHFDDGYVEHYGLGQAGNDDRVVKSELLLIWAMRTASYTLSSADDANYATPLSPLKVGRKSKAKDFSSNHASNYPSVLEHFIYLELPHPLQHGKTYHLQFPYLDFTRSDTTFVFDEYALRSETIHVNQIGYAPAAPAKYAYLSHWLGDLGPLSLDDYAASRFYIVEEKSRTVVYTGTIELRKRLQSGGADNGYPTHAPFGSFTGADVWVADFSDFTRPGEYRLMVEGIGSSHPFRVDDDVYREAFYTTIRALYLQRCGVALEAPYTQWTRPRCHHPAQGDTVILSNWRYLDGGNAFTQLPQYATNIKKPFWGGWHDAADWDRNAYHLNACKTLLLAYELRPENFSDDELNIPESGNGIPDILDEARWGVDFFKRMQEDDGGIHGGIETWRHPATGVSCVTDTDQWYAYAPDPQVSFHYAAVACQMAHCLEVAGHGKFKSDYLASARRAYGWAMNHILPGDETKVRDFRQYAAAWLFRLTGEAAFQEQFKKDSLIKTAASELEVWDSYDQQWAVWTYVMTKQPNIDQSLKNMLAQAVERWAYSDHINSADSRGYRYGNDWWYPVVSGNATRPNIFPLMAAYAITGNRKYLSYCYTTCDYILGANPLNICWVSGIGEKHPEEFMHLDSWYYNREKGMIPGIIPYGPYWYEAVTPAGPWEPQWGRTTVYPDAKLWPSHELWFENRYCPPTNEFTVHESIATAAAAFGFLSKPGGKFTGVTQRKTEPVGDFRLLQNYPNPFLRGANSRTAGNPATIIAFHLPAAGRVEVIIFDLSGRQVVTLLEAVRSAGAHTVAWEGKESNGHALASGVYFAVVKFQTQMLSRKMLLVR; encoded by the coding sequence ATGAAAATACTCTCCAAATCGATCAGCCTTATCACCGCGCTGACCCTCTTTTCCGGCAATGCCTCCGCTTCCAAATTCAAGCAACTCCTGCCGGTCACCGACAAAATTCTCATGCTGCATTTTGACGACGGCTACGTCGAGCACTACGGTCTCGGCCAGGCGGGCAACGATGATCGCGTCGTTAAATCCGAGCTGTTGCTTATCTGGGCGATGCGAACCGCTTCATACACCTTGAGCAGCGCCGATGATGCGAATTATGCCACGCCGCTGTCTCCGCTCAAGGTGGGCCGCAAAAGCAAGGCGAAGGATTTCAGCTCGAATCATGCTTCAAACTATCCCTCCGTGCTCGAACATTTCATTTATCTCGAATTGCCCCACCCCCTGCAGCACGGCAAAACCTATCATCTCCAATTTCCTTATTTGGATTTCACCCGCAGCGATACGACCTTCGTCTTTGATGAATACGCCCTGCGCTCAGAAACCATTCATGTGAATCAAATCGGCTACGCGCCCGCCGCGCCGGCGAAGTATGCCTATCTCTCGCATTGGCTGGGCGATCTCGGCCCGCTTTCGCTGGACGATTATGCTGCCTCGCGATTCTATATCGTTGAAGAGAAATCCCGAACCGTGGTTTATACCGGGACCATCGAGTTGAGAAAAAGGCTGCAAAGCGGCGGAGCGGACAACGGTTATCCCACGCACGCGCCCTTTGGCAGTTTCACCGGCGCCGATGTTTGGGTTGCGGATTTTTCGGATTTCACCCGGCCGGGCGAATACCGTTTGATGGTCGAGGGAATCGGATCATCTCACCCGTTTCGCGTTGATGACGATGTTTATCGCGAAGCATTTTACACCACGATTCGCGCGCTTTATCTGCAACGCTGCGGCGTGGCGTTGGAAGCGCCTTACACGCAATGGACGCGGCCGCGCTGCCATCATCCCGCCCAAGGCGACACCGTGATTCTCTCCAACTGGCGCTACCTGGACGGCGGCAACGCGTTCACGCAATTGCCGCAGTACGCCACGAATATCAAGAAACCGTTTTGGGGCGGCTGGCACGATGCGGCGGATTGGGATCGCAATGCCTATCATTTGAACGCCTGCAAGACACTGCTGCTGGCGTATGAACTGCGTCCCGAAAATTTTTCCGACGACGAGTTGAACATTCCGGAAAGCGGCAACGGCATTCCGGATATTTTGGATGAGGCGCGCTGGGGCGTGGATTTTTTCAAGCGCATGCAGGAGGATGACGGCGGTATTCACGGCGGCATCGAGACCTGGCGACATCCCGCCACCGGCGTGAGTTGCGTGACCGATACCGATCAATGGTACGCGTACGCGCCTGATCCGCAGGTTTCATTTCATTATGCCGCGGTCGCATGCCAGATGGCGCATTGTCTGGAAGTGGCGGGCCATGGCAAATTCAAATCAGACTATCTCGCCTCGGCGCGCCGGGCTTACGGCTGGGCAATGAATCACATTTTGCCGGGCGATGAAACCAAAGTGCGCGACTTCCGGCAATATGCCGCGGCGTGGCTGTTTCGTCTCACCGGCGAGGCGGCGTTTCAGGAACAATTCAAAAAAGACAGCCTGATCAAAACCGCGGCCAGCGAGCTGGAGGTGTGGGATTCCTACGATCAGCAATGGGCCGTGTGGACCTATGTGATGACGAAGCAACCCAACATCGATCAAAGTCTCAAAAACATGCTGGCACAAGCGGTGGAGAGATGGGCTTACTCGGATCACATCAACAGCGCTGATTCCCGCGGCTATCGTTACGGCAATGATTGGTGGTATCCGGTCGTGTCCGGCAATGCCACCCGCCCGAACATCTTTCCGCTGATGGCGGCGTATGCGATCACCGGCAATAGAAAATATCTCTCGTATTGCTACACCACCTGTGATTATATTCTCGGCGCGAATCCGTTGAATATATGCTGGGTGTCGGGCATTGGCGAGAAGCATCCGGAAGAATTCATGCATCTCGATTCGTGGTATTACAACCGCGAAAAGGGCATGATTCCCGGGATCATTCCGTACGGGCCGTATTGGTATGAGGCCGTCACACCCGCCGGGCCGTGGGAGCCGCAGTGGGGCAGGACCACGGTTTATCCCGACGCGAAGCTGTGGCCTTCGCACGAGTTGTGGTTTGAAAACCGCTATTGCCCGCCGACCAACGAATTCACCGTGCATGAATCGATTGCCACGGCCGCCGCGGCTTTTGGATTTTTGAGCAAACCCGGCGGCAAGTTCACCGGCGTGACGCAGAGAAAAACCGAGCCGGTGGGTGATTTTCGGCTGCTGCAGAATTATCCGAATCCGTTTTTGCGCGGAGCGAATTCCCGCACGGCAGGAAATCCTGCCACGATCATTGCGTTTCACCTGCCCGCCGCCGGCAGAGTCGAGGTGATCATCTTCGATCTTTCCGGCAGACAAGTCGTGACGCTGCTCGAGGCCGTCCGCAGCGCCGGCGCGCACACGGTTGCCTGGGAGGGAAAAGAGAGCAACGGCCATGCGCTCGCCAGCGGCGTCTATTTTGCTGTGGTGAAATTTCAGACACAAATGCTGAGCAGAAAAATGCTGCTGGTGCGATAG